The DNA sequence AAGCGCCCGGGGTGCACCGGATGCCATCGCCTCCCGGGCCGGGCTCACCGGGGCCGGACACTCCGGGGCCGGGCTCACCGGGGCCGGACGCTCCGGTGCCGGGCTCACCGGGGCCGGACGCTCCGGTGCCGCCGCCACGGTCGGCGATGTTCGACCCGGGCTACCCGGTGCCGCCCGGGGTGCTCGGCGCGGTGCAGCAGGGTCCCACCCAACAGGGTCCCGCGTACCAGGATCCCGGGCAGCAGCCGGCCGCGCCGGCGCACCAGCAGGCGAGCCCGCCGGCCGGCGGCAGCCAGCTGCCGGCGGGCTGGACACCCGACTCGTTCGTGCCGACCGCCGAGGAGTTCGCCCTGCGTCGGGCGGCGAAACCGGCCAACCCGGTCGCCACGATGGGGGTCCGGGCCGCGCTCAACCGGACCACGCTGGGCCTGGTCAAGCTGCCGCCGGGGCAGCACGAGCAGGAGATCCGGCGGGACGTCGAGATGGTGCGCCGCAACTTCGGTGGGCTGCGCCAAGTCACCGTGGTCAACCCGAAGGGCGGTGCCGGCAAGACCGTCGCCATCCTGATGCTGGCCATGACGTTCGGGCAGAAGCGCGGCGGCTACGTGCTGGCCTGGGACAACAACGAAACCCAGGGCACCCTCGGCATGCGCGCCCAGCAGGACTTCCACTCCCGTACGGTCCGGGACATGCTGCGCGACCTGCGCCTGTTCCAGGGGTCACACGGCCGGGTCGGCGACCTGTCGCAGTACGTGCGGGCGCAGGGCGAGGGCATGTTCGACGTGCTCGCCTCGGACGAGTCGGCCACCGCCGGCGAGATGCTGACCGCCGCCGCGTTCGCCGAGATCCGCGAGGTGGTCAGCCGGTTCTACAAGTTGATCTTCGTGGACACCGGGAACAACGTACGGGCACAGAACTGGCAGGCGGCGATCGACGCCACCGACCAGCTTGTGGTGACCATGTCGGCCCGCAACGACTCCGCCGAGCCGGCCGCCCGGATGCTCGACCACCTGGAGCAGACCGGCCGGCAGCGGCTGGTCCGGCAGGCGGTCACCGTCATCTCCATGCCGCCGTCCCGCCGGGAGATCGACCTGGCACCGATCCACCGGCACTTCGCCGCCCGCACCCGTACGGTGCTGCTGGCACCGTACGAGCGGATCATCGACAGTGGGGAACCGATCCGGTACGGACAGTTGTCCGCGACGTTCCGGCAGGCGTGGCTGAAGATCGCCTCGGCGGTGGCCGAAGGGCTCTGAGCCGTCAGCTGCTGGCGAGCGCGTCCCCGGCGGCCGGGTCGCAGTCCCGCAGGAACTGCGCGCACCGGGCGGCCTCGTCGCTCTCACCGATCTCCCCGGCTGCCCGGGACAGCAGGTGCAGGCAGGCCAGGAAACCCTGGTTCGGCCGGTGCGACCAGGGCACCGGGCCATGCCCCTTCCAGCCGCTGCGACGCAGCTGGTCCAGGCCCCGGTGGTAGCCGGTGCGGGCGTAGGCGTACGCGGCGACGACCTCCCCCTTGGTGAACGCACGCTGGGCGAGCACCGCCCAGGCCCGACTGTAGGTGGGGTGGCGGCCGGCGGCAGCGGCGTACGCCTCCTCGGTGTCCACCTGGGCAGCCTCGGCGAGAGCCGCCTCGGCCTGCTCGTCGCCGGGCAGCATGGTGGCCGGCGGTTCGGGCAACAGGTTCTGCATTTTGCCCATTCAACCTGGATTCGCAGCGACATGGTGTCTGAACGGATGAGTCCTTCGTCACGCGTGCGGCGGGTGTGCCGATGCCGGTACTCGACTAGAAATAGAGGTCCGGAGCCTCCCCAGGAACCGGTTTGGGAAGCCCGGTGGCCTCGTGCCACCGGGCTTCGCTGTGTGACCGGGCTTCGCTGCGCCACGCCCCGCCGGTTGCGGCGGTACGGAAAGATGGCCGAATGCCCACGCCACCCCCCGCAGCGCTGTCCGGCGACTACGACTCCACCCCGCACGAGGTGGAGTCCCGCGCCGAGCTCGACCATCATCTGCGCGCCGGCAGCCTGGCCGGGCTGACCGTGCAGGGCCTGCAGTTCGACGTGCCGCCGGTGCCCGACCTGACCGACATCGACCTCACCGACACGCTGTTCCTGGGCTGTTCGTTCCCGTCGGCGGCGGCGGAAGCGGAGCTGGTGCGCCGGGGCGCGCACGTGGTCCCGCCGTTCGCCGGGCTGCCGTACCCGAGCCACCCGCCCCGGCTGTACACCCCGGCCGACCTGGCCGCCGGGTTCGCCGAGCACGGCGCCGACGGAATGTACGACAACCTGGTCTACCGGCATTTCCGCCGGCACGGCGGCGCCCAGCCGCAGATCCGCGAGGCGCTGGCCCAGCGGCTGCACGACCACGGCATCGACAACGCGCTCACCGACGCCACCCGGGCCTGGATCGACCGGTACGGGCCGGCCTCGGTGATCGGGGTGATGGGCGGACACGCGGTGCCGCGCGGCACCTCCGCGTACCGGCTGGCCGCCACGCTCGGCTGGGAGCTGGCCCGGGCCGGCCGGCTGGTGGTCACCGGCGGCGGGCCGGGCGTGATGGAGGCGGCGAACCTCGGCGCGTACCTGAGCAGCCGCGACGCCGAGGAGCTGACCGACGCCATCGACCTGCTGGCCGGCGCGCCGGACTACGCCGACCAGCAGCCGTACACCGCCGCGGCGCTGGCGGTCCGCGACCGGTACCCGGTCGACGAGGCGGTGACCGACGACAGCGGCTCCGGCTGGGCGCGGGCCGGCGGGCTCGCCATCCCCACCTGGCTGTACGGGCACGAGCCGGCCAACCTGTTCGCCGGTCGGATCGCCAAGTACTTCTGCAACGCCGTCCGGGAGGACACCATTCTGCGGCTGGCCCGGGGCGGCATCGTGTTCGCGCCGGGCCGGGCCGGCACCGTGCAGGAGGTGTTCCAGGCATCCACGAAGACGTTCTACGGCACCGACGGGGCCAGCGGCCCGTACGTCTTCCTGGACCGCGCCTTCTGGACCCAGACACTGCCCGTCGAGGCGATGCTGGCGCCGCTGCTGGCGCTGTCCCCGGCCGGCGACCTGTCCCCGCTGATCCGGCTCACCGACGACGTGCACGAGGCGGTCGCGCTGCTCACCGCCGCAGCGCTGCCGCCGGTCGTACCGCACCAGGTCACCCGATCGAGCTGACCTGCGAGCCAGGTCAGGCGACGGGGCGGCGGCGCCAGGCGACGATCGGCAGCTCGACGTCGGGCTCGGCGGACAGGCCGTTCTCGTCGAGGGCGTTCTGGACCGCCAACCGGGCCCCGTCGAAGAGGAACTCGACGGCGTGCAGCACGTGCGGACGCCAGTGCGACGGCATGATCCGCTCGATCACGTTGACCGCCCGCAGCGGTCGGCCCCGGGCCGGCAGGGGTGCCGGGTGCCGGTCGCTGTGCCAGTCCAGCCGCAGGCCGGGCAGGTCCAGCGGCATGGACATGTCGACCTGGTTCCAGGTGATCGCGCATTCGTCGAACTTGCGGTGGGTGACCTCGACGTTGACGTCACCGAAGCCGAGGATGACCGGGCCGTTGGCGTACCAGGTGTCCAGGTCGAGGTCCCACATCAGCCAGGTGTCGACCAGCGGGCGTCCGATGATGCGGGAGAACCGGGCCCGGTGGGCGGCGGCGAGTGTCGCGGCGTCGTGGCACCACTGTGGCTCGTACCCATCGATGCCGAGCACGACCGACCTCCGCAGCGGACCACTCTGAATCGGTAGATCCTACCGGTGTGGTTCGTACGACGGCGACGCGCGGCCGGCCCCGGGAGTACGGGACCGGCCGCGCGTCGGGTGGTTCGGTGGGTGTTACTTGGCCAGCGTGGTGCCGGTGGAGCGCAGGTGCTCGCAGGCGTCGACGACCCGCTTGGCCATCCCGGCCTCGGCCGCCTTGCCCCAGGCCCGGGGGTCGTACGACTTCTTGTCGCCGACCTCGCCGTCGATCTTCAGCACCCCGTCGTACTTGGTGAACATGTGGGTGACGACCGGGCGGGTGAAGGCGTACTGGGTGTCGGTGTCGATGTTCATCTTGACCACGCCGTAGTCCAGTGCGGCCCGGATCTCCTCCAGCAGCGAGCCGGAGCCGCCGTGGAAGACCAGGCTGAGCGGCTTCTCCTTGCCGTACTTGGCGCCGACCGCGTCCTGGATCTCCTTGAGGATCTCCGGCCGCAGCTTGACGTTGCCCGGCTTGTAGACGCCGTGCACGTTGCCGAAGGTGAGCGCCGCCATGTAGCGGCCCTTCTCGCCGAGACCGAGCGCCTCGACCATGGCCAGCCCGTCCTCGACGGTGGTGTACAGCTTCTCGTCGATGGCGCCGACGACGCCGTCCTCCTCGCCGCCGACGACGCCGACCTCGATCTCCAGCACGACCTTGGCGGCGGCGGCCTCGGCCAGCAGCTCGGTGGCGATCTCCAGGTTCTCCTTCAGCGGTACGGCGGAGCCGTCCCACATGTGCGACTGGAACAGCGGCGCGCCACCGGCGGCGACCCGCTCCTTGGAGGCGGCCAGCAGCGGGCGGACGAAGCCGTCGAGCTTGCCCTTCGGGCAGTGGTCGGTGTGCAGCGCGATGTTGACCGGGTACTTCTTGGCCACTTCCTGGGCGAAGGCGGCGAAGGCCAGCGAGCCGCTGACCATGTCCTTGACGGTCGGGCCGGAGAGGTACTCGGCACCACCGGTGGAGACCTGGATGATGCCGTCGCTCTCCGCCTCGGCGAAGCCCTGCAGCGCGGCGTTGAGGGTCTGCGAGGACGTGACGTTGATGGCGGGGTACGCGAACGCGCCGGCCTTGGCGCGGTCAAGCATCTCGGCGTAGACCTCGGGAGAGGCGATGGGCATCTCGAACGCTCCTTTGTACCGGTTCGGCCCGTCGACGGGCCGGATTCCATGCTCAGCTCACTGCGCTGGACCGCGCTGTCCTCCGTTAGGCAGTATCCCGCAGCGGTACCGCCCCGGCGACATCGGCCCTGTCTGTGGGCACGGTCAGCGGCGGTCGTACTTGTCGGGGATGACCAGGCTGATCAGCCAGCCGACGACGGCCATGACGATCGCTCCCCAGAATGCCGGCCAGAACCCGTCGATGGCGAACGGCAGATCCAGTTGTTGCGCCAGCCAGTCGGTCAGCAGGAAGAGCAGGGCGTTGACGACCAGGGCGAACAGGCCGAGGGTGAGGAGGTAGAAGACACAGCCGACGACCTTGATGACCGGTTTGAGGACCGCGTTGACCAGTCCGAAGATCAGCGCCACGATGACCAGGGTCAGCGCGTTGTTGGTCGCGGTGTCACCGGTGACGTCGATGCCGGGCACGATCAGCGTGGTTATCCACAGGGCGACCGCGTTGACCGCGAGCCTGATCAGGAATCCCATACTGCCATCCTGCCACCCGGAGTAAACCACCGCGCCACAAAAACGGACAAGCCTCCTATCTTGGACGGTGGTCAGCGGGCGCCCCGGTTGACCCGTACCGTGGTGGGAGCACCGGTACGACGGACGGACGGAGGGCGACATGACCTACCCGGACGAGGACATCGCCCCAGGGGACCACCTCGCTCCCGAGGAACGTGACCCGGAGGCGCCCGCCGACGACGCGGTCGAGCAGTCGGTCGTGGCCAACCCGGTCGAGCAGCAGCCCGAGGTGCACCGTGGTCTGGAGGTCGACGACTGGGACGCGGTCGAGCAGTCCCGCATCGTCGACCTCGATGACGACGACGGCTACCGCTGACCGCTGACGACGGCGCGACGGCCACCGCGCATCCGCGATAACCGGTGTCGACCGGTGGCGGCCGGCTGGCACCATCACCCGGGTGCTGATGACCGTGACGACGACCCACCGGCCCGCCACCGACCTCGGCTACCTGCTGGTCAAACATCCGGACCGGATGCAGTCGTTCGACGTACCCACCGGCACCGCGCACGTGTTCTACCCGGAGGCCACCGAGCAGCGCTGCACCGCCGCGCTGCTGCTCGACGTTGACCCGGCACGCCTCGCCGCCGGCGGCCCGCGCCGTGGCCGGCGCACGGCCGCGATGCCGGAGAGCTTCACCCTCGGCCAGTACGTCAACGACCGGCCGTACGCCGCGTCCAGCCTGCTCGCCGCCGCGCTCGCCAAGGTGTTCCGGTCCGCGCTGCGCGGGGAGAGCCGGGACCGCCCCGACCTGCCCGGCACCGCCCTGCCGCTGACCATCCGGGTGCCGGTGCTGCGCTGCCGGGGCGGCGCGACTCTCGCCGAGCGCCTGTTCACCCCGCTCGGCTGGACGGTGACCGCCCGACCCATCCCACTGGACGAGCGCTACCCGCAGTGGGGGGACAGCCGCTACGTCGACCTCACCCTGACCGGCACGCTGCGGGTCGCCGACGCGCTCAACCACCTGTACGTGCTGCTGCCGGTGCTGGACGACGCCAAGCACTACTGGATCGCCCCGGACGAACTGGACAAGCTGATCCGGGCCGGGGAGGGCTGGCTGGCCGGCCACCCGGAACGCCGGTTGATCACCCGGCGCTACCTGGCCCACCGCCGGGTGCTCGCCCGACGCGCCGAGGACCGGCTCGCCGAGGCGCGGGCCGCCGAGCTGCGGCTCGCCGACGCCGACCCGGGTGCCGACGCCGACCCGGGTGCCGACGAGGACGCGGGGCTGCCGGCGGCGGTCCGGCCGCGACCGCTGGCCGCGACCCGCCGGGCCGCCGTGCTCACCGCGTTGGCCGAGGCCGGCGCCACCCGGGTGCTCGACCTGGGCTGCGGCGGCGGTGCGCTGCTCACCGAACTACTCGCCCAGCCCCGGTTCACCGAGATCGTCGGCACCGACGTGTCGGCCAGGGCACTGGAGCTGGCCGCCCGGCGGCTGCGACTGGACCGGCTCCCGGCGCGCCAGCAGCAGCGGATCCGGCTGTGGCAGTCGGCGCTGACCTACCGCGACGACCGGCTGCGCGGCTACGACGCCGCCGTACTGATGGAAGTGGTCGAGCACCTCGACCCGCCCCGGCTGCCGGCTCTGGCCGAAGCGGTCTTCGGTCACGCCCGACCCGGCACCGTGCTGGTGACCACCCCGAACGTGGAGTACAACGTGCGTTACGAAGGACTCGCCGCGGGCGCGCTGCGACACCCGGACCACCGGTTCGAGTGGAGCCGCGCCGAGTTCGCCGACTGGGCCGGCCGGGTCGCTGCGGCGTACGGCTACCGGGTCGGGTTCCGGCCGATCGGCGAGGTCGATCCGGACGTGGGGCCACCGACCCAACTGGCGGTCTTCACCCGCGACGGCGCGGGCTCGGACAGCACCGGCCCGGACGGCACCAGCGCAGTCAGCACGGGCACCGGGGGTGCCCGGTGAGCGTGCTGGAGATCCCCGAACTCGCCCTGATCGCCCTGGTCGGTGTCTCCGGCTCCGGCAAGTCGACCTTCGCCCGCCGGCACTTCGCCGCCACCCAGGTGCTCTCCTCGGACACCTTCCGGGCGATGGTCGCCGACGACGAGAACGACCAGTCGGCGTCGGCGGACGCCTTCGACGCGCTGCACTACGTCGCCGGCAAGCGGCTGCGCGCCGGTCGGCTCACCGTGGTCGACGCCACCAACCTGCAGGAACACGCCCGGGCCGGGCTGGTCGCCGTCGCCCGGGAACACGACGTACTGCCGGTCGCGGTGGTGCTCGACCTGCCCGAGCAGCTCTGCTGGGAACGGACCCAGGGCCGGGCCGACCGCACCTTCGGCCGGCACGTGATCACCCGGATGCAGCGGGATCTGCGCCGCTCGGTCGGCCGGCTGACCCGGGAAGGCTTTCGGCACGTGTTCGTGCTGCGCGGCACCGACGAGATCGACGCCGCCGAGATCCGGCTGACCCGGCTGTACAACGACCGGCGGGAGCTCACCGGGCCGTTCGACATCATCGGTGACGTGCACGGCTGTCGCGCCGAGCTGGAGGCGCTGCTGACGAAGCTGGGTTGGACGATCGACCGCGACGACGCCGGTCGACCGGTCGATGCCCGGCACCCGCAGGGGCGTACCGCGGTCTTCGTCGGTGACCTGGTCGACCGCGGCCCGGACTCACCCGGGGTGCTGCGCCTGGTGATGGGGATGGTGCGGGGCGGCACCGCGCTCTGCGTGCCCGGCAACCACGAGCAGAAGCTGCTACGCAAGCTGCGGGGCCGCAAGGTGACCGTGTCGCACGGTCTGGCCGAGACCCTGGAGCAGCTGGCCGCCGAGCCGGCCGAGTTCACCGACGACGTCGTCAGGTTCATCGACGGGCTGGTCAGCCACTATCGGTTGGACGGGGGCGCGCTGGTGGTGGCGCACGCCGGGCTCAAGGCCGAATACCAGGGTCGGGCGTCCGGCCGGGTGCGCAGCTTCGCGCTGTACGGGGAGACGACCGGCGAGACCGACGAGTACGGCCTGCCGGTGCGCTACCCGTGGGCCCGCGACTACCGGGGTGCCGCCACCGTGGTCTACGGGCACACCCCGACGACTCGCCCCGACTGGGTGAACAACACCATCTGCGTCGACACCGGCTGCGTCTTCGGTGGCCGGCTGACCGCGCTGCGCTACCCGTCGCGGGAGCTCGTCTCGGTGCCGGCCGACCGCGAGTACTACCCACCGGTCCGGCCGCTGACGGCCGAGCCGGGTGCCGCCGACGGCACCGGTCCGGTCACCGACCGCCCCGACGACGTGCTGGACCTGCGCGACGTCACCGGCCGCCGGCACATCGACTACGGCTACGGCACCACGACGGTCCCGGCCGAGAACGCGGCCGCCGCGTTGGAGGTGATGAGCCGATTCGCGGTGGACCCCCGCTGGCTGGTCTGGCTGCCGCCGACCATGTCGCCCTGCTCGACGTCGACCCGGGACGGGTTCCTGGAGCATCCGGCGGAGGCGTTCGCCGACTATCGGGCCGCCGGCGTCGACCGGGTGGTCTGCCAGGAGAAGCACATGGGCTCCCGGGCGGTGGTGCTGGTCTGCCGCGACCCATTGGGCGGCCCACTGTTCGGCCCCGGTGGCGGGGTGGTCCACACCCGCACTGGGCGGCCGTTCTTCAACTCGGCCGCGCGTACCGAGGCGCTACTGGCCCGGATCCGGGCGGCGGCCGAGGCGGCCGGGCTGTGGCAGCGGCTGGCCACCGGCGCCGGGCCGGCCGGCTGGCTGCTACTCGACTGCGAACTGCTGCCCTGGTCGGCGAAGGCACTCGGGCTGATCCGCGAGCAGTACGCCAGCGTCGCCGCCGCCGGCCGGGCCGCGCTGCCCGCCGCGTTGGACGTGCTCGACGCCGCCGCCGGTCGGGGCCTGCCGGTCGGCCAACTGCGCGAGCGGCTGGCCCGACGGGCCGTCGACGTCGACCGGTACGCCGACGCCTACCGGGCGTACGTCGGTGATCCGGACGCGGTGACGCTGGCGCCGTTCGCGGTGCTGGCCGCCGACGGCCGTTCGTACGCCGACCGAGACCACGGCTGGCATCTGGAGTGCGCGGACGCGCTGGTGGCGGCCGATCCGCAGCTGTTCACCACCACCCGACGGCGGGTGGTCGACCTGACCGACGACGCGGCGGTGGCCGACGCCACCGAATGGTGGTCGGAGCTGACGGCGGCCGGCGGGGAGGGCATGGTGGTCAAGCCGTACGCCGGACTGACCGCCCGCAGCGGCACCGGCCGGCTGTTGCAGCCTGGCGTCAAGTGCCGGGGCCGGGAGTATCTGCGGATCATCTACGGTCCGGGGTACACCGAACCGGAGCGGCTGGCCGAGCTGCGCCGGCGGTCGTTGGGCCGCAAGCGGTCGATGGCGCTGCGCGAGCACGGGCTCGGTCTGGCGGCGCTGGATCTGCTGGCCACCGGCGCGCCGCTGTGGCGCCGGCACGAGTTGGTCTTCGCGGTGCTCGCCTGCGAGTCCGAACCGGTCGACCCCCGACTGTGAACACTGGCCCGGTATGGTTCTGCAAATGTCAGTGCGCGAACGTGTCGGCCATGTGTTCCGGGGTGCGGCGATCGGGGTGGCGGAGGCCGTCCCGGGGGTCAGCGGTGGGACCATCGCCCTGGTCACCGGCGTGTACGAGCGGCTCATCGCCTCGGCCGGGCACCTGATCAGCGCGGTCCGGTACGGAGTCACCGACGTGCCCCGTAAGCAGGGCTGGGCGCGCAGCCGGGAGCAGTTCCGGCAGGTGCACTGGGGAGTGATCATCCCGCTGGCGCTGGGCATGCTGCCCGGTCTGCTGCTGGCGGCCCGGCTGCTGGAGCCGATGCTGGAGGAGTACCCGGAGCACACTCGGGGGCTGTTCTTCGGCCTGGTGCTGGCCTCGGTGCTGGTGCCGGTCTCGATGATCGGCCGGCCGTGGCGCGGCCGGGACGTCTTCGCGGTGGTCGCCGCCGGGGTCGCGGCGTTCGTGCTGACCGGTCTGCCGTCGGCCAGCATCGACCCGAACCCGGTGGTGGTGCTGCTGGCCGCCGCGGTCGCAGTCTGCGCGCTGGTGCTGCCGGGCGTGTCCGGGTCGTTCCTGCTGCTGACCGTCGGGCTCTACGAGCCGACGATCGAGGCGGTCAACGACCGCGACGTCGGCTACCTGGCGGTCTTCGCCGCCGGCATGGTGATCGGCTTGACGCTGTTCGTGAAGCTGCTGCAGTACCTGTTGGAGCACCACCGGCGGGTCACCCTCGCGGTGATGACCGGGGTGATCGTCGGTAGCCTGCGGGCGCTGTGGCCGTGGCAGACCGAGGAGCGCGGGCTGCTCGCCCCCGACGGCAATGTGCTGTCGGTGGCCTTGCTGCTGGTGCTGGGGGTCGTCATCGTCACCGCGATGGTGGTCCTCGAGCAGCGCCGGTTGCGCCGCGCGGCGGTCGATGTCACCCAGGAGGAGTCGCCGCAGCTGCCGACCCACCACTGAGCTGAGTCCGCCGGCCGGTTGGCCGACCGGTCCAGCGGGCCGGTCTGTCCCTCATCGGGGCGTCCGGTCCAGTCGGGTCAGACGGTGCCGTGCTCCGCGTCCGGCAGCTGGTCGAGGTAGTCGGCCGGCAGCGGCGTCAGATCGTCGAGCCGACCGATGGCCAGTGCCCGGTAGGTGAGCCGGGCGGCCTCTTCCAGGTTGACCGCCCGTTTGTGGGCGAGCTCCACCGACCCGGCCAGTACGGAGCAGCCGTGCCGGGACAGGATCAGGCAGTTGGTGCCGTCGGCGGCCGCGTCGGCGGCGGCTCGGGCGAGCCGCTGTCCGCCGGGCGGCGCGAACGGCACGGTGACGACGCGCCGCAGGTAGAAGGCGTGGTCGGTGGTGACCAACCGGATCGGTACGCCGAGCGCGTCCAGCAGCAGCATGCTCTGCGGGTGCAGGTGCACGATGGCGCGGACGTCGGGGCGGGCACGGTAGACCGCCAGGTGCAGCGCCAGCTCACTGGTCGGTCGGATCTGCGGTTCGTCGGGCAGCGTGCAGCCGTCCGCGATCCGCACCCGGGCGAACGATGCCGGGACGAGCCGGTCCAGCCAGGTGCCGGACGCGGTTACCCAGCATTCATCGCCGCCCGGCAGGCGGGCGGAAAGGTTGCCACCGGAGCCCACG is a window from the Solwaraspora sp. WMMD792 genome containing:
- a CDS encoding DUF3151 domain-containing protein, giving the protein MQNLLPEPPATMLPGDEQAEAALAEAAQVDTEEAYAAAAGRHPTYSRAWAVLAQRAFTKGEVVAAYAYARTGYHRGLDQLRRSGWKGHGPVPWSHRPNQGFLACLHLLSRAAGEIGESDEAARCAQFLRDCDPAAGDALASS
- the fbaA gene encoding class II fructose-bisphosphate aldolase, with protein sequence MPIASPEVYAEMLDRAKAGAFAYPAINVTSSQTLNAALQGFAEAESDGIIQVSTGGAEYLSGPTVKDMVSGSLAFAAFAQEVAKKYPVNIALHTDHCPKGKLDGFVRPLLAASKERVAAGGAPLFQSHMWDGSAVPLKENLEIATELLAEAAAAKVVLEIEVGVVGGEEDGVVGAIDEKLYTTVEDGLAMVEALGLGEKGRYMAALTFGNVHGVYKPGNVKLRPEILKEIQDAVGAKYGKEKPLSLVFHGGSGSLLEEIRAALDYGVVKMNIDTDTQYAFTRPVVTHMFTKYDGVLKIDGEVGDKKSYDPRAWGKAAEAGMAKRVVDACEHLRSTGTTLAK
- a CDS encoding phage holin family protein; translation: MGFLIRLAVNAVALWITTLIVPGIDVTGDTATNNALTLVIVALIFGLVNAVLKPVIKVVGCVFYLLTLGLFALVVNALLFLLTDWLAQQLDLPFAIDGFWPAFWGAIVMAVVGWLISLVIPDKYDRR
- a CDS encoding 3' terminal RNA ribose 2'-O-methyltransferase Hen1; the protein is MLMTVTTTHRPATDLGYLLVKHPDRMQSFDVPTGTAHVFYPEATEQRCTAALLLDVDPARLAAGGPRRGRRTAAMPESFTLGQYVNDRPYAASSLLAAALAKVFRSALRGESRDRPDLPGTALPLTIRVPVLRCRGGATLAERLFTPLGWTVTARPIPLDERYPQWGDSRYVDLTLTGTLRVADALNHLYVLLPVLDDAKHYWIAPDELDKLIRAGEGWLAGHPERRLITRRYLAHRRVLARRAEDRLAEARAAELRLADADPGADADPGADEDAGLPAAVRPRPLAATRRAAVLTALAEAGATRVLDLGCGGGALLTELLAQPRFTEIVGTDVSARALELAARRLRLDRLPARQQQRIRLWQSALTYRDDRLRGYDAAVLMEVVEHLDPPRLPALAEAVFGHARPGTVLVTTPNVEYNVRYEGLAAGALRHPDHRFEWSRAEFADWAGRVAAAYGYRVGFRPIGEVDPDVGPPTQLAVFTRDGAGSDSTGPDGTSAVSTGTGGAR
- a CDS encoding polynucleotide kinase-phosphatase; the encoded protein is MSVLEIPELALIALVGVSGSGKSTFARRHFAATQVLSSDTFRAMVADDENDQSASADAFDALHYVAGKRLRAGRLTVVDATNLQEHARAGLVAVAREHDVLPVAVVLDLPEQLCWERTQGRADRTFGRHVITRMQRDLRRSVGRLTREGFRHVFVLRGTDEIDAAEIRLTRLYNDRRELTGPFDIIGDVHGCRAELEALLTKLGWTIDRDDAGRPVDARHPQGRTAVFVGDLVDRGPDSPGVLRLVMGMVRGGTALCVPGNHEQKLLRKLRGRKVTVSHGLAETLEQLAAEPAEFTDDVVRFIDGLVSHYRLDGGALVVAHAGLKAEYQGRASGRVRSFALYGETTGETDEYGLPVRYPWARDYRGAATVVYGHTPTTRPDWVNNTICVDTGCVFGGRLTALRYPSRELVSVPADREYYPPVRPLTAEPGAADGTGPVTDRPDDVLDLRDVTGRRHIDYGYGTTTVPAENAAAALEVMSRFAVDPRWLVWLPPTMSPCSTSTRDGFLEHPAEAFADYRAAGVDRVVCQEKHMGSRAVVLVCRDPLGGPLFGPGGGVVHTRTGRPFFNSAARTEALLARIRAAAEAAGLWQRLATGAGPAGWLLLDCELLPWSAKALGLIREQYASVAAAGRAALPAALDVLDAAAGRGLPVGQLRERLARRAVDVDRYADAYRAYVGDPDAVTLAPFAVLAADGRSYADRDHGWHLECADALVAADPQLFTTTRRRVVDLTDDAAVADATEWWSELTAAGGEGMVVKPYAGLTARSGTGRLLQPGVKCRGREYLRIIYGPGYTEPERLAELRRRSLGRKRSMALREHGLGLAALDLLATGAPLWRRHELVFAVLACESEPVDPRL
- a CDS encoding DUF368 domain-containing protein, with translation MSVRERVGHVFRGAAIGVAEAVPGVSGGTIALVTGVYERLIASAGHLISAVRYGVTDVPRKQGWARSREQFRQVHWGVIIPLALGMLPGLLLAARLLEPMLEEYPEHTRGLFFGLVLASVLVPVSMIGRPWRGRDVFAVVAAGVAAFVLTGLPSASIDPNPVVVLLAAAVAVCALVLPGVSGSFLLLTVGLYEPTIEAVNDRDVGYLAVFAAGMVIGLTLFVKLLQYLLEHHRRVTLAVMTGVIVGSLRALWPWQTEERGLLAPDGNVLSVALLLVLGVVIVTAMVVLEQRRLRRAAVDVTQEESPQLPTHH
- a CDS encoding class II aldolase/adducin family protein; this encodes MTYVAGDLRDQLAHVGHDVVRAGLVVGSGGNLSARLPGGDECWVTASGTWLDRLVPASFARVRIADGCTLPDEPQIRPTSELALHLAVYRARPDVRAIVHLHPQSMLLLDALGVPIRLVTTDHAFYLRRVVTVPFAPPGGQRLARAAADAAADGTNCLILSRHGCSVLAGSVELAHKRAVNLEEAARLTYRALAIGRLDDLTPLPADYLDQLPDAEHGTV